A region of Toxorhynchites rutilus septentrionalis strain SRP chromosome 1, ASM2978413v1, whole genome shotgun sequence DNA encodes the following proteins:
- the LOC129775420 gene encoding probable small nuclear ribonucleoprotein Sm D2, whose product MALAKPKSELTPEELARQEEEEFNTGPLSVLTQSVKNNTQVLINCRNNKKLLGRVKAFDRHCNMVLENVKEMWTEVPRTGKGKKKVKPVNKDRFISKMFLRGDSVILVLRNPQATAAGK is encoded by the exons AT GGCCCTCGCGAAGCCAAAATCGGAGCTGACTCCTGAAGAGCTCGCCCGCCAGGAGGAGGAAGAATTCAACACCGGACCGCTTTCGGTGCTGACGCAGTCGGTGAAAAATAACACTCAGGTTCTCATAAACTGCCGCAACAACAAGAAGTTGCTTGGTCGAGTCAAAGCTTTCGATCGTCATTGTAATATGGTGTTGGAAAACGTTAAGGAGATGTGGACCGAAGTTCCTCGAACGGGCAAAGGCAAGAAGAAAGTCAAACCGGTTAACAAGGATCGTTTCATCTCGAAAATGTTCCTGAGAGGAGATTCGGTTATTTTGGTGCTGCGAAATCCGCAGGCAACCGCAGCGGGAAAATAA